The window CTATTCCAGATTCTGTTTTTGCAAGATGGGTTAAAAAATATAAAGATTCTAATTATGACGATAATGTGTTTCATTCTAAAAAAGGTCGTTCTAGTTCTATGATTTCTGATATTTCTAAAGTTCCTCCAATTATTTACGAATCTGCTGGTATTATTAGGTCTAATTCAAATAATACTAATGATTCTGCTGCTTTAGAGAAAAAACTTAAATATTATGAGCGTCTTCTTCTTGAAAAAGAACTTCTTATTAAAATGCAAGAAGATGAAATTAATTTTTTGAAAAAAAAACGACAACAACAAAGAAAGTAACTTTTATTGGAGATTTACTGCTTATTAATAAATATACTAACTTTGGTGTTTCTTTAAATTATATGCTTAATCGTTATAAGATTAAACGTAACACCTTCTATTTTAAATCAAGATTGTTTTTTACTGTTAATCGTTATAATAGGAAAAATAAATATTTTAAAGGTTATTCTTTGAATACTAAAGGTGAAAAGGTTTATGATGATCATATTAAAAAACTACTTGTTGATTTGTTATCAATTGAT of the Marinitoga sp. 1197 genome contains:
- a CDS encoding transposase, coding for MRKRTNYEPEFKLSVVKEYLSDDSLTQRDICEKYSIPDSVFARWVKKYKDSNYDDNVFHSKKGRSSSMISDISKVPPIIYESAGIIRSNSNNTNDSAALEKKLKYYERLLLEKELLIKMQEDEINFLKKKRQQQRK